From one Esox lucius isolate fEsoLuc1 chromosome 11, fEsoLuc1.pri, whole genome shotgun sequence genomic stretch:
- the aimp2 gene encoding aminoacyl tRNA synthase complex-interacting multifunctional protein 2 isoform X2, whose translation MPMYQNKGTDEHPVVRALEARQDEIMRRLYELKAAVDGLAKTVTTPDADVDLTVTTLSQSPVTTAFRGTSDLDTLLGKDLGALRDIVINANPAQPPLTLLVLHAMLCQQYRVLSSVHVHSSVSAVPTQLLSCLGLRHADSYLRQRFQLGFTLIWKDVPKLQMKFSIQNMCPIEGESNVARFLFRLLAPYPSDPALATLVDSWVDTAFFQLVEGSTKERAAVLRALNSALGRSPWLAGPEFSLADIACYCCILQTGPPSSTPANVQRWLKACENLGHFRLAQLLLQ comes from the exons ATGCCAATGTACCAG AACAAAGGAACAGACGAGCACCCTGTAGTTAGAGCCCTCGAGGCACGTCAGGATGAAATTATGCGTAGGCTCTATGAGCTGAAGGCAGCTGTGGACGGCCTGGCTAAAACCGTGACCACACCTGATGCTGATGTGGACCTGACAGTGACCACTCTCTCCCAGAGCCCTGTAACCACAGCCTTCAGAGGAACCTCAGACCTGGACACCCTATTGGGCAAG GATCTTGGTGCCCTCCGTGACATTGTGATCAATGCCAACCCGGCGCAGCCACCCCTTACGCTGCTTGTGCTCCATGCAATGCTCTGTCAGCAGTACCGTGTGCTCTCCAGCGTCCATGTGCACTCTTCAGTGTCTGCTGTTCCCACACAGCTTCTCTCCTGCCTGGGGCTACGTCATGCAGACAGCTACCTTCGCCAGCGCTTCCAGCTGGGCTTTACTCTTATATGGAAAGATG TACCCAAGCTTCAGATGAAGTTTAGCATCCAGAACATGTGCCCAATAGAGGGCGAATCCAATGTGGCACGCTTCCTGTTTCGCCTCCTGGCCCCCTATCCCAGCGACCCTGCACTGGCCACATTGGTGGACAGCTGGGTGGACACTGCATTTTTTCAGCTGGTCGAAGGTAGCACCAAGGAGCGGGCGGCAGTCCTTCGTGCCCTCAACAGTGCTCTCGGCCGCAGCCCCTGGCTTGCTGGGCCAGAGTTCTCATTGGCTGATATTGCCTGCTATTGTTGCATCCTCCAAACAggccctccctcctccactccaGCTAATGTGCAACGCTGGCTTAAAGCGTGTGAGAACCTGGGCCATTTTCGCCTTGCCCAGCTTCTGCTGCAGTAA
- the aimp2 gene encoding aminoacyl tRNA synthase complex-interacting multifunctional protein 2 isoform X1, with protein MPMYQVKPVIGGDIKIDLPTCMYKLPNIHVQESASCCSEHALQNKGTDEHPVVRALEARQDEIMRRLYELKAAVDGLAKTVTTPDADVDLTVTTLSQSPVTTAFRGTSDLDTLLGKDLGALRDIVINANPAQPPLTLLVLHAMLCQQYRVLSSVHVHSSVSAVPTQLLSCLGLRHADSYLRQRFQLGFTLIWKDVPKLQMKFSIQNMCPIEGESNVARFLFRLLAPYPSDPALATLVDSWVDTAFFQLVEGSTKERAAVLRALNSALGRSPWLAGPEFSLADIACYCCILQTGPPSSTPANVQRWLKACENLGHFRLAQLLLQ; from the exons ATGCCAATGTACCAGGTAAAGCCCGTCATTGGGGGTGACATAAAGATTGATTTGCCAACCTGCATGTACAAGTTGCCGAATATCCACGTGCAGGAAAGTGCAAGTTGCTGCTCGGAACATGCGCTTCAG AACAAAGGAACAGACGAGCACCCTGTAGTTAGAGCCCTCGAGGCACGTCAGGATGAAATTATGCGTAGGCTCTATGAGCTGAAGGCAGCTGTGGACGGCCTGGCTAAAACCGTGACCACACCTGATGCTGATGTGGACCTGACAGTGACCACTCTCTCCCAGAGCCCTGTAACCACAGCCTTCAGAGGAACCTCAGACCTGGACACCCTATTGGGCAAG GATCTTGGTGCCCTCCGTGACATTGTGATCAATGCCAACCCGGCGCAGCCACCCCTTACGCTGCTTGTGCTCCATGCAATGCTCTGTCAGCAGTACCGTGTGCTCTCCAGCGTCCATGTGCACTCTTCAGTGTCTGCTGTTCCCACACAGCTTCTCTCCTGCCTGGGGCTACGTCATGCAGACAGCTACCTTCGCCAGCGCTTCCAGCTGGGCTTTACTCTTATATGGAAAGATG TACCCAAGCTTCAGATGAAGTTTAGCATCCAGAACATGTGCCCAATAGAGGGCGAATCCAATGTGGCACGCTTCCTGTTTCGCCTCCTGGCCCCCTATCCCAGCGACCCTGCACTGGCCACATTGGTGGACAGCTGGGTGGACACTGCATTTTTTCAGCTGGTCGAAGGTAGCACCAAGGAGCGGGCGGCAGTCCTTCGTGCCCTCAACAGTGCTCTCGGCCGCAGCCCCTGGCTTGCTGGGCCAGAGTTCTCATTGGCTGATATTGCCTGCTATTGTTGCATCCTCCAAACAggccctccctcctccactccaGCTAATGTGCAACGCTGGCTTAAAGCGTGTGAGAACCTGGGCCATTTTCGCCTTGCCCAGCTTCTGCTGCAGTAA